The DNA sequence GAAGGTGATGTACCCGCCCACGGTGCCACCCACGAGCGTGACGATCGCGAGCACGTCCACGCGCGTGGGCACCACCGAGCGCACCACCGCGTCTGCGAACGGCGGGTGCGAGGCGACGGCCACGTACGCGGTGAGCGCCACCATCACGAACCCCATCGCCAGCGCGAAGCGGTCCATCGCCTTGCCCGCCTCCTTGACCAGGAAGATGCCGACGGCGATGGCCGCGCTCACCGCGGCGCCGACGGCTACCGGGACGCCCAGCATCACGTTCAGCCCCAGCCCCGCGCCGGCCACGTTGCCCACGTTGAACGCCAGACCGCCGATCCCCACCATCACCGCAAGCACGTAGCCCAGCCCGGGGAGCACGTCGTTCGCCACGTCCTGCGCGCGCCGCCCGCTGACTGCGATCACGCGCCAGATGTTGAGTTGCGCGCCGATGTCGAACAGCACCGAGACGAGGATGGCGAAGCCGAAGCTGCTTCCGAGCTGCGCCGTGAACACCGCCGTCTGCGTGAGGAACCCGGGCCCGATGGCCGAGGTCGCCATCAGGAACGCAGCGCCGAGCAGCGCGCCGCGCACCGATTCTACCCGGCGTCCGGCCGCCATCGCCCCCGCCCGTTCGTCCGGCATGTTGCTCCTGGGATATAGTGGTGGTGAGGAACGGGAGAGATCGACGGGATGCCGGGAAGCGCGGTCGGACGCGTTGCGCGGAAATGATACGCCGCGCGCCGCCGCGGAACCAGACGGATGCCGGAGAGTATGGCAGGAGGTCGGTTCCTGCTCTCCATCCACCGCCGCGCCGTTGCCGTTCTCCTTCCCGCGCAAGCTCCGCCTGGCCGCAACGCTGCTTCTCGTCTTCGCGGGCGCACTCGCGCCGCGCGTGGGCGCCCGTTTGGCCGCCGCGCAGGAGATCCTCACGTCGGGCCACGTGCGCGTCGTCTACCCCGCAGGCCAGCGGGCGCGTGCGGAGGAAGTGGCCGCCCTCGCGAACCGTCCGATGCGGCTGCCGGGGTTGGGCGACGCGGTGGTGCCGGAGTCGACGACGATCTACGTGGCCGCGACGCGTGCGGCGTTCGACTCGCTGGCGGGCGGGGATGCGCCGGAGTGGGCCGGCGGCGTCGCCATCCCGGAGACGCGCACGATCATCATCCCGGCTTTCGCGGTGG is a window from the Longimicrobiaceae bacterium genome containing:
- a CDS encoding NRAMP family divalent metal transporter translates to MPDERAGAMAAGRRVESVRGALLGAAFLMATSAIGPGFLTQTAVFTAQLGSSFGFAILVSVLFDIGAQLNIWRVIAVSGRRAQDVANDVLPGLGYVLAVMVGIGGLAFNVGNVAGAGLGLNVMLGVPVAVGAAVSAAIAVGIFLVKEAGKAMDRFALAMGFVMVALTAYVAVASHPPFADAVVRSVVPTRVDVLAIVTLVGGTVGGYITFAGGHRLLDAGVSGRESLRKVNGSALTAIGVASLMRIVLFLAALGVVSRGLMLDAANPPASVFRLATGEIGYRLFGVVMWAAAITSVVGSAYTSVSFLRGFGSVFERRWTRMVVGFIVVSTAVFLAVGKPVKVLILAGALNGLILPLSLGVMLIAAYRRSIVGDYRHPAWLTALGVLVVVSMAAMGGYTLWDQMGQLAR